The Accipiter gentilis chromosome 19, bAccGen1.1, whole genome shotgun sequence genome has a window encoding:
- the TRIM3 gene encoding tripartite motif-containing protein 3 isoform X1 translates to MHPDASCPSVLLSVCSSSSLPLLLSCTPQPLLSVCPSCCLSAPPSAPAACTLIPPVSVLLSARPSSLISLLLPHAPQSLLSIRPFAPPAPLLASLLRAGPDPLVVPVRPRCLQNYIPPQSLTLSCPVCRQTSILPERGVAALQNNFFITNLMEVLQRDPESCGPHPGRGLDPVSAVTGQPLSCPNHEGKVMEFYCEPCETAMCRECTEGEHREHVTVPLRDVVEQHKAALQQQLDAVRSRLPQLAAAIGLVSEISQQLVERKNEAVSEIGSTFEELETALRQRKGLLVRDLEATCGAKQKVLQAQLDALRQGQESILSSCAFTEQALHHGTATEVLLVKKQMSERLSELASQEFPEHPHENAQLDYVVETEGVRKSILNLGVLITTSATAHKTVATGEGLRHAVVGQPSSLSVTTKDKDGELVRSGSASLRFQVTAPDGGAAEAEVQDNKNGTYELLYTPRAEGDFLLSILLYGQPIRGSPFRVRAVKASDVPPSPDDVKRRVKSPSSGHIRQKAVRRPSSMYSSGKKKENPIEDELIFRVGSRGREKGEFTNLQGISTSSSGRIVVADSNNQCVQVFSNEGQFRLRFGVRGRSPGQLQRPTGVTVDMNGDIIIADYDNRWVSIFSPEGKFKTKIGAGRLMGPKGVAVDRNGHIIVVDNKACCVFIFQSNGKLVTKFGSRGTAERQFAGTLDGPHFVAVNNKNEIVVTDFHNHSVKVYNADGEFLFKFGSHGEGNGQFNAPTGVAVDANGNIIVADWGNSRIQVFDSSGSFLSYINTAADPLYGPQGLALTSDGHVVVADSGNHCFKAYRYLQ, encoded by the exons aTGCACCCTGATGCCTCCTGTCCATCTGTCCTGCTGTCTGtctgctcctccagctccctccctctgctgctgtcctgcaCACCCCAACccctcctgtctgtctgtccgtcctgCTGTCTGTCTgcccctccctctgctcctgccgcATGCACCCTGATCCCTCCTGTCTCTGTCCTGCTGTCTGCCCGCCCCTCCAGCCTCATCTCTCTGCTCCTGCCCCATGCACCCCAATCCCTCCTGTCTATCCGTCCCtttgcccccccagctcccctccttgCTTCCCTGCTCCGCGCGGGTCCTGACCCTCTGGTTGTCCCCGTTCGCCCCAGGTGTCTCCAGAACTATATCCCGCCCCAGAGCCTGACCCTCTCCTGCCCCGTCTGCCGCCAGACCTCCATCCTGCCCGAGCGCGGCGTCGCCGCCCTGCAGAACAACTTCTTCATCACCAACCTGATGGAGGTGCTGCAGCGGGACCCCGAGAGCTGCGGCCCCCACCCCGGCCGTGGCCTGGACCCCGTGAGCGCCGTCACTggccagcccctctcctgccccaaCCACGAGGGCAAG GTGATGGAGTTCTACTGTGAGCCGTGCGAGACAGCCATGTGTCGCGAGTGCACTGAGGGGGAGCACCGGGAGCACGTCACCGTGCCGCTGCGCGATGTGGTGGAGCAGCACaaggcagccctgcagcagcagctggatgctgtCAGGAGCAG GCTCCCACAGCTGGCAGCGGCCATCGGGCTGGTGTCGGAGAtcagccagcagctggtggagcgCAAGAACGAGGCGGTGTCGGAGATCGGCAGCACCTTTGAGGAGCTGGAGACGGCGCTGCGGCAGCGCAAGGGGCTGCTGGTGCGGGACCTGGAGGCCACCTGTGGGGCCAAGCAGAAG GTGCTGCAGGCGCAGCTGGACGCCCTGCGCCAGGGCCAAGAGAGCATCCTCAGCAGCTGCGCCTTCACCGAGCAGGCGCTGCACCATGGCACCGCCACTGAGGTGCTGCTGGTAAAGAAACAGATGAGCGAGCGGCTGAGCGAGCTGGCCAGCCAGGAGTTCCCCGAGCACCCCCACGAGAACGCCCAGCTCGACTATGTGGTGGAGACCGAGGGTGTCCGCAAATCCATCCTCAACCTGGGCGTGCTGATAACCACCAGCGCCACGGCCCACAAGACGGTGGCCACGGGCGAGGGGCTGCGGCATGCTGTGGTGGGGCAGCCCTCCTCGCTCAGCGTCACCACTAAGGACAAAGATGGGGAGCTGGTGCGCAGTGGCAGTGCCAGCCTGCGCTTCCAGGTGACGGCGCCGGATGGCGGTGCGGCCGAGGCAGAGGTGCAGGACAACAAGAACGGCACCTACGAGCTGCTCTACACCCCCCGCGCCGAGGGCGacttcctcctctccatcctgcTCTACGGGCAGCCCATCCGTGGCAGCCCCTTCCGCGTCCGCGCTGTCAAGGCCTCCGACGTGCCCCCCTCTCCTGACGACGTCAAGCGCCGCGTCAAGTCCCCCAGCAGTGGGCACATCCGGCAGAAGGCCGTCCGGCGCCCTTCCAGCATGTACAGCAGCGGCAAGAAGAAGGAGAACCCCATCGAGGATGAGCTCATCTTCCGCGTGG GAAGCCGCGGCCGGGAGAAGGGGGAGTTCACCAACCTCCAGGGCATCTCCACTTCCAGCAGTGGCCGCATCGTGGTGGCTGACAGCAATAACCAGTGCGTGCAG GTGTTTTCCAATGAGGGACAGTTCCGGCTGCGGTTCGGGGTGCGGGGCCGCTCCCCTGGCCAGCTCCAGCGCCCAACCGGCGTCACCGTGGACATGAACGGGGACATCATCATCGCGGACTATGACAACCGCTGGGTCAGCATCTTCTCCCCCGAGGGCAAATTCAAG ACCAAGATCGGGGCTGGACGGCTGATGGGCCCCAAGGGTGTCGCCGTGGACCGCAACGGCCACATCATCGTGGTGGACAACAAGGCCTGCTGCGTCTTCATCTTCCAGTCCAACGGCAAGCTCGTCACCAAGTTTGGGAGCCGCGGCACGGCCGAGCGGCAGTTTGCAGGTACACTCGATG ggcccCACTTCGTGGCGGTCAACAACAAGAACGAGATTGTGGTGACCGACTTCCACAACCACTCGGTGAAG GTCTACAACGCGGACGGCGAGTTCCTCTTCAAGTTCGGGTCGCACGGGGAGGGGAACGGGCAGTTCAACGCCCCCACGGGGGTTGCTGTCGACGCCAACGGCAACATCATCGTTGCCGACTGGGGCAACAGCCGCATCCAG GTCTTCGACAGCTCGGGCTCCTTCCTCTCCTACATCAACACGGCCGCCGACCCCCTGTACGGGCCGCAGGGCCTGGCCCTCACCTCCGACGGACACGTGGTGGTGGCCGACTCCGGCAACCATTGCTTCAAGGCCTATCGCTACCTGCAGTAG
- the TRIM3 gene encoding tripartite motif-containing protein 3 isoform X3, whose amino-acid sequence MAKREASASPVVRQIDKQFLVCSICLDRYRNPKVLPCLHTFCERCLQNYIPPQSLTLSCPVCRQTSILPERGVAALQNNFFITNLMEVLQRDPESCGPHPGRGLDPVSAVTGQPLSCPNHEGKVMEFYCEPCETAMCRECTEGEHREHVTVPLRDVVEQHKAALQQQLDAVRSRLPQLAAAIGLVSEISQQLVERKNEAVSEIGSTFEELETALRQRKGLLVRDLEATCGAKQKVLQAQLDALRQGQESILSSCAFTEQALHHGTATEVLLVKKQMSERLSELASQEFPEHPHENAQLDYVVETEGVRKSILNLGVLITTSATAHKTVATGEGLRHAVVGQPSSLSVTTKDKDGELVRSGSASLRFQVTAPDGGAAEAEVQDNKNGTYELLYTPRAEGDFLLSILLYGQPIRGSPFRVRAVKASDVPPSPDDVKRRVKSPSSGHIRQKAVRRPSSMYSSGKKKENPIEDELIFRVGSRGREKGEFTNLQGISTSSSGRIVVADSNNQCVQVFSNEGQFRLRFGVRGRSPGQLQRPTGVTVDMNGDIIIADYDNRWVSIFSPEGKFKTKIGAGRLMGPKGVAVDRNGHIIVVDNKACCVFIFQSNGKLVTKFGSRGTAERQFAGTLDGPHFVAVNNKNEIVVTDFHNHSVKVYNADGEFLFKFGSHGEGNGQFNAPTGVAVDANGNIIVADWGNSRIQVFDSSGSFLSYINTAADPLYGPQGLALTSDGHVVVADSGNHCFKAYRYLQ is encoded by the exons ATGGCCAAGCGGGAGGCCAGCGCCAGCCCGGTGGTGCGGCAGATTGACAAACAGTTCCTGGTGTGCAGCATCTGCCTTGACCGCTACCGCAACCCCAAGGTGCTGCCTTGTCTGCACACCTTCTGTGAGAG GTGTCTCCAGAACTATATCCCGCCCCAGAGCCTGACCCTCTCCTGCCCCGTCTGCCGCCAGACCTCCATCCTGCCCGAGCGCGGCGTCGCCGCCCTGCAGAACAACTTCTTCATCACCAACCTGATGGAGGTGCTGCAGCGGGACCCCGAGAGCTGCGGCCCCCACCCCGGCCGTGGCCTGGACCCCGTGAGCGCCGTCACTggccagcccctctcctgccccaaCCACGAGGGCAAG GTGATGGAGTTCTACTGTGAGCCGTGCGAGACAGCCATGTGTCGCGAGTGCACTGAGGGGGAGCACCGGGAGCACGTCACCGTGCCGCTGCGCGATGTGGTGGAGCAGCACaaggcagccctgcagcagcagctggatgctgtCAGGAGCAG GCTCCCACAGCTGGCAGCGGCCATCGGGCTGGTGTCGGAGAtcagccagcagctggtggagcgCAAGAACGAGGCGGTGTCGGAGATCGGCAGCACCTTTGAGGAGCTGGAGACGGCGCTGCGGCAGCGCAAGGGGCTGCTGGTGCGGGACCTGGAGGCCACCTGTGGGGCCAAGCAGAAG GTGCTGCAGGCGCAGCTGGACGCCCTGCGCCAGGGCCAAGAGAGCATCCTCAGCAGCTGCGCCTTCACCGAGCAGGCGCTGCACCATGGCACCGCCACTGAGGTGCTGCTGGTAAAGAAACAGATGAGCGAGCGGCTGAGCGAGCTGGCCAGCCAGGAGTTCCCCGAGCACCCCCACGAGAACGCCCAGCTCGACTATGTGGTGGAGACCGAGGGTGTCCGCAAATCCATCCTCAACCTGGGCGTGCTGATAACCACCAGCGCCACGGCCCACAAGACGGTGGCCACGGGCGAGGGGCTGCGGCATGCTGTGGTGGGGCAGCCCTCCTCGCTCAGCGTCACCACTAAGGACAAAGATGGGGAGCTGGTGCGCAGTGGCAGTGCCAGCCTGCGCTTCCAGGTGACGGCGCCGGATGGCGGTGCGGCCGAGGCAGAGGTGCAGGACAACAAGAACGGCACCTACGAGCTGCTCTACACCCCCCGCGCCGAGGGCGacttcctcctctccatcctgcTCTACGGGCAGCCCATCCGTGGCAGCCCCTTCCGCGTCCGCGCTGTCAAGGCCTCCGACGTGCCCCCCTCTCCTGACGACGTCAAGCGCCGCGTCAAGTCCCCCAGCAGTGGGCACATCCGGCAGAAGGCCGTCCGGCGCCCTTCCAGCATGTACAGCAGCGGCAAGAAGAAGGAGAACCCCATCGAGGATGAGCTCATCTTCCGCGTGG GAAGCCGCGGCCGGGAGAAGGGGGAGTTCACCAACCTCCAGGGCATCTCCACTTCCAGCAGTGGCCGCATCGTGGTGGCTGACAGCAATAACCAGTGCGTGCAG GTGTTTTCCAATGAGGGACAGTTCCGGCTGCGGTTCGGGGTGCGGGGCCGCTCCCCTGGCCAGCTCCAGCGCCCAACCGGCGTCACCGTGGACATGAACGGGGACATCATCATCGCGGACTATGACAACCGCTGGGTCAGCATCTTCTCCCCCGAGGGCAAATTCAAG ACCAAGATCGGGGCTGGACGGCTGATGGGCCCCAAGGGTGTCGCCGTGGACCGCAACGGCCACATCATCGTGGTGGACAACAAGGCCTGCTGCGTCTTCATCTTCCAGTCCAACGGCAAGCTCGTCACCAAGTTTGGGAGCCGCGGCACGGCCGAGCGGCAGTTTGCAGGTACACTCGATG ggcccCACTTCGTGGCGGTCAACAACAAGAACGAGATTGTGGTGACCGACTTCCACAACCACTCGGTGAAG GTCTACAACGCGGACGGCGAGTTCCTCTTCAAGTTCGGGTCGCACGGGGAGGGGAACGGGCAGTTCAACGCCCCCACGGGGGTTGCTGTCGACGCCAACGGCAACATCATCGTTGCCGACTGGGGCAACAGCCGCATCCAG GTCTTCGACAGCTCGGGCTCCTTCCTCTCCTACATCAACACGGCCGCCGACCCCCTGTACGGGCCGCAGGGCCTGGCCCTCACCTCCGACGGACACGTGGTGGTGGCCGACTCCGGCAACCATTGCTTCAAGGCCTATCGCTACCTGCAGTAG
- the TRIM3 gene encoding tripartite motif-containing protein 3 isoform X2 produces MHPDASCPSVLLSVCSSSSLPLLLSCTPQPLLSVCPSCCLSAPPSAPAACTLIPPVSVLLSARPSSLISLLLPHAPQSLLSIRPFAPPAPLLASLLRAGPDPLVVPVRPRCLQNYIPPQSLTLSCPVCRQTSILPERGVAALQNNFFITNLMEVLQRDPESCGPHPGRGLDPVSAVTGQPLSCPNHEGKVMEFYCEPCETAMCRECTEGEHREHVTVPLRDVVEQHKAALQQQLDAVRSRLPQLAAAIGLVSEISQQLVERKNEAVSEIGSTFEELETALRQRKGLLVRDLEATCGAKQKVLQAQLDALRQGQESILSSCAFTEQALHHGTATEVLLVKKQMSERLSELASQEFPEHPHENAQLDYVVETEGVRKSILNLGVLITTSATAHKTVATGEGLRHAVVGQPSSLSVTTKDKDGELVRSGSASLRFQVTAPDGGAAEAEVQDNKNGTYELLYTPRAEGDFLLSILLYGQPIRGSPFRVRAVKASDVPPSPDDVKRRVKSPSSGHIRQKAVRRPSSMYSSGKKKENPIEDELIFRVGSRGREKGEFTNLQGISTSSSGRIVVADSNNQCVQVFSNEGQFRLRFGVRGRSPGQLQRPTGVTVDMNGDIIIADYDNRWVSIFSPEGKFKTKIGAGRLMGPKGVAVDRNGHIIVVDNKACCVFIFQSNGKLVTKFGSRGTAERQFAGPHFVAVNNKNEIVVTDFHNHSVKVYNADGEFLFKFGSHGEGNGQFNAPTGVAVDANGNIIVADWGNSRIQVFDSSGSFLSYINTAADPLYGPQGLALTSDGHVVVADSGNHCFKAYRYLQ; encoded by the exons aTGCACCCTGATGCCTCCTGTCCATCTGTCCTGCTGTCTGtctgctcctccagctccctccctctgctgctgtcctgcaCACCCCAACccctcctgtctgtctgtccgtcctgCTGTCTGTCTgcccctccctctgctcctgccgcATGCACCCTGATCCCTCCTGTCTCTGTCCTGCTGTCTGCCCGCCCCTCCAGCCTCATCTCTCTGCTCCTGCCCCATGCACCCCAATCCCTCCTGTCTATCCGTCCCtttgcccccccagctcccctccttgCTTCCCTGCTCCGCGCGGGTCCTGACCCTCTGGTTGTCCCCGTTCGCCCCAGGTGTCTCCAGAACTATATCCCGCCCCAGAGCCTGACCCTCTCCTGCCCCGTCTGCCGCCAGACCTCCATCCTGCCCGAGCGCGGCGTCGCCGCCCTGCAGAACAACTTCTTCATCACCAACCTGATGGAGGTGCTGCAGCGGGACCCCGAGAGCTGCGGCCCCCACCCCGGCCGTGGCCTGGACCCCGTGAGCGCCGTCACTggccagcccctctcctgccccaaCCACGAGGGCAAG GTGATGGAGTTCTACTGTGAGCCGTGCGAGACAGCCATGTGTCGCGAGTGCACTGAGGGGGAGCACCGGGAGCACGTCACCGTGCCGCTGCGCGATGTGGTGGAGCAGCACaaggcagccctgcagcagcagctggatgctgtCAGGAGCAG GCTCCCACAGCTGGCAGCGGCCATCGGGCTGGTGTCGGAGAtcagccagcagctggtggagcgCAAGAACGAGGCGGTGTCGGAGATCGGCAGCACCTTTGAGGAGCTGGAGACGGCGCTGCGGCAGCGCAAGGGGCTGCTGGTGCGGGACCTGGAGGCCACCTGTGGGGCCAAGCAGAAG GTGCTGCAGGCGCAGCTGGACGCCCTGCGCCAGGGCCAAGAGAGCATCCTCAGCAGCTGCGCCTTCACCGAGCAGGCGCTGCACCATGGCACCGCCACTGAGGTGCTGCTGGTAAAGAAACAGATGAGCGAGCGGCTGAGCGAGCTGGCCAGCCAGGAGTTCCCCGAGCACCCCCACGAGAACGCCCAGCTCGACTATGTGGTGGAGACCGAGGGTGTCCGCAAATCCATCCTCAACCTGGGCGTGCTGATAACCACCAGCGCCACGGCCCACAAGACGGTGGCCACGGGCGAGGGGCTGCGGCATGCTGTGGTGGGGCAGCCCTCCTCGCTCAGCGTCACCACTAAGGACAAAGATGGGGAGCTGGTGCGCAGTGGCAGTGCCAGCCTGCGCTTCCAGGTGACGGCGCCGGATGGCGGTGCGGCCGAGGCAGAGGTGCAGGACAACAAGAACGGCACCTACGAGCTGCTCTACACCCCCCGCGCCGAGGGCGacttcctcctctccatcctgcTCTACGGGCAGCCCATCCGTGGCAGCCCCTTCCGCGTCCGCGCTGTCAAGGCCTCCGACGTGCCCCCCTCTCCTGACGACGTCAAGCGCCGCGTCAAGTCCCCCAGCAGTGGGCACATCCGGCAGAAGGCCGTCCGGCGCCCTTCCAGCATGTACAGCAGCGGCAAGAAGAAGGAGAACCCCATCGAGGATGAGCTCATCTTCCGCGTGG GAAGCCGCGGCCGGGAGAAGGGGGAGTTCACCAACCTCCAGGGCATCTCCACTTCCAGCAGTGGCCGCATCGTGGTGGCTGACAGCAATAACCAGTGCGTGCAG GTGTTTTCCAATGAGGGACAGTTCCGGCTGCGGTTCGGGGTGCGGGGCCGCTCCCCTGGCCAGCTCCAGCGCCCAACCGGCGTCACCGTGGACATGAACGGGGACATCATCATCGCGGACTATGACAACCGCTGGGTCAGCATCTTCTCCCCCGAGGGCAAATTCAAG ACCAAGATCGGGGCTGGACGGCTGATGGGCCCCAAGGGTGTCGCCGTGGACCGCAACGGCCACATCATCGTGGTGGACAACAAGGCCTGCTGCGTCTTCATCTTCCAGTCCAACGGCAAGCTCGTCACCAAGTTTGGGAGCCGCGGCACGGCCGAGCGGCAGTTTGCAG ggcccCACTTCGTGGCGGTCAACAACAAGAACGAGATTGTGGTGACCGACTTCCACAACCACTCGGTGAAG GTCTACAACGCGGACGGCGAGTTCCTCTTCAAGTTCGGGTCGCACGGGGAGGGGAACGGGCAGTTCAACGCCCCCACGGGGGTTGCTGTCGACGCCAACGGCAACATCATCGTTGCCGACTGGGGCAACAGCCGCATCCAG GTCTTCGACAGCTCGGGCTCCTTCCTCTCCTACATCAACACGGCCGCCGACCCCCTGTACGGGCCGCAGGGCCTGGCCCTCACCTCCGACGGACACGTGGTGGTGGCCGACTCCGGCAACCATTGCTTCAAGGCCTATCGCTACCTGCAGTAG
- the TRIM3 gene encoding tripartite motif-containing protein 3 isoform X4 — MAKREASASPVVRQIDKQFLVCSICLDRYRNPKVLPCLHTFCERCLQNYIPPQSLTLSCPVCRQTSILPERGVAALQNNFFITNLMEVLQRDPESCGPHPGRGLDPVSAVTGQPLSCPNHEGKVMEFYCEPCETAMCRECTEGEHREHVTVPLRDVVEQHKAALQQQLDAVRSRLPQLAAAIGLVSEISQQLVERKNEAVSEIGSTFEELETALRQRKGLLVRDLEATCGAKQKVLQAQLDALRQGQESILSSCAFTEQALHHGTATEVLLVKKQMSERLSELASQEFPEHPHENAQLDYVVETEGVRKSILNLGVLITTSATAHKTVATGEGLRHAVVGQPSSLSVTTKDKDGELVRSGSASLRFQVTAPDGGAAEAEVQDNKNGTYELLYTPRAEGDFLLSILLYGQPIRGSPFRVRAVKASDVPPSPDDVKRRVKSPSSGHIRQKAVRRPSSMYSSGKKKENPIEDELIFRVGSRGREKGEFTNLQGISTSSSGRIVVADSNNQCVQVFSNEGQFRLRFGVRGRSPGQLQRPTGVTVDMNGDIIIADYDNRWVSIFSPEGKFKTKIGAGRLMGPKGVAVDRNGHIIVVDNKACCVFIFQSNGKLVTKFGSRGTAERQFAGPHFVAVNNKNEIVVTDFHNHSVKVYNADGEFLFKFGSHGEGNGQFNAPTGVAVDANGNIIVADWGNSRIQVFDSSGSFLSYINTAADPLYGPQGLALTSDGHVVVADSGNHCFKAYRYLQ; from the exons ATGGCCAAGCGGGAGGCCAGCGCCAGCCCGGTGGTGCGGCAGATTGACAAACAGTTCCTGGTGTGCAGCATCTGCCTTGACCGCTACCGCAACCCCAAGGTGCTGCCTTGTCTGCACACCTTCTGTGAGAG GTGTCTCCAGAACTATATCCCGCCCCAGAGCCTGACCCTCTCCTGCCCCGTCTGCCGCCAGACCTCCATCCTGCCCGAGCGCGGCGTCGCCGCCCTGCAGAACAACTTCTTCATCACCAACCTGATGGAGGTGCTGCAGCGGGACCCCGAGAGCTGCGGCCCCCACCCCGGCCGTGGCCTGGACCCCGTGAGCGCCGTCACTggccagcccctctcctgccccaaCCACGAGGGCAAG GTGATGGAGTTCTACTGTGAGCCGTGCGAGACAGCCATGTGTCGCGAGTGCACTGAGGGGGAGCACCGGGAGCACGTCACCGTGCCGCTGCGCGATGTGGTGGAGCAGCACaaggcagccctgcagcagcagctggatgctgtCAGGAGCAG GCTCCCACAGCTGGCAGCGGCCATCGGGCTGGTGTCGGAGAtcagccagcagctggtggagcgCAAGAACGAGGCGGTGTCGGAGATCGGCAGCACCTTTGAGGAGCTGGAGACGGCGCTGCGGCAGCGCAAGGGGCTGCTGGTGCGGGACCTGGAGGCCACCTGTGGGGCCAAGCAGAAG GTGCTGCAGGCGCAGCTGGACGCCCTGCGCCAGGGCCAAGAGAGCATCCTCAGCAGCTGCGCCTTCACCGAGCAGGCGCTGCACCATGGCACCGCCACTGAGGTGCTGCTGGTAAAGAAACAGATGAGCGAGCGGCTGAGCGAGCTGGCCAGCCAGGAGTTCCCCGAGCACCCCCACGAGAACGCCCAGCTCGACTATGTGGTGGAGACCGAGGGTGTCCGCAAATCCATCCTCAACCTGGGCGTGCTGATAACCACCAGCGCCACGGCCCACAAGACGGTGGCCACGGGCGAGGGGCTGCGGCATGCTGTGGTGGGGCAGCCCTCCTCGCTCAGCGTCACCACTAAGGACAAAGATGGGGAGCTGGTGCGCAGTGGCAGTGCCAGCCTGCGCTTCCAGGTGACGGCGCCGGATGGCGGTGCGGCCGAGGCAGAGGTGCAGGACAACAAGAACGGCACCTACGAGCTGCTCTACACCCCCCGCGCCGAGGGCGacttcctcctctccatcctgcTCTACGGGCAGCCCATCCGTGGCAGCCCCTTCCGCGTCCGCGCTGTCAAGGCCTCCGACGTGCCCCCCTCTCCTGACGACGTCAAGCGCCGCGTCAAGTCCCCCAGCAGTGGGCACATCCGGCAGAAGGCCGTCCGGCGCCCTTCCAGCATGTACAGCAGCGGCAAGAAGAAGGAGAACCCCATCGAGGATGAGCTCATCTTCCGCGTGG GAAGCCGCGGCCGGGAGAAGGGGGAGTTCACCAACCTCCAGGGCATCTCCACTTCCAGCAGTGGCCGCATCGTGGTGGCTGACAGCAATAACCAGTGCGTGCAG GTGTTTTCCAATGAGGGACAGTTCCGGCTGCGGTTCGGGGTGCGGGGCCGCTCCCCTGGCCAGCTCCAGCGCCCAACCGGCGTCACCGTGGACATGAACGGGGACATCATCATCGCGGACTATGACAACCGCTGGGTCAGCATCTTCTCCCCCGAGGGCAAATTCAAG ACCAAGATCGGGGCTGGACGGCTGATGGGCCCCAAGGGTGTCGCCGTGGACCGCAACGGCCACATCATCGTGGTGGACAACAAGGCCTGCTGCGTCTTCATCTTCCAGTCCAACGGCAAGCTCGTCACCAAGTTTGGGAGCCGCGGCACGGCCGAGCGGCAGTTTGCAG ggcccCACTTCGTGGCGGTCAACAACAAGAACGAGATTGTGGTGACCGACTTCCACAACCACTCGGTGAAG GTCTACAACGCGGACGGCGAGTTCCTCTTCAAGTTCGGGTCGCACGGGGAGGGGAACGGGCAGTTCAACGCCCCCACGGGGGTTGCTGTCGACGCCAACGGCAACATCATCGTTGCCGACTGGGGCAACAGCCGCATCCAG GTCTTCGACAGCTCGGGCTCCTTCCTCTCCTACATCAACACGGCCGCCGACCCCCTGTACGGGCCGCAGGGCCTGGCCCTCACCTCCGACGGACACGTGGTGGTGGCCGACTCCGGCAACCATTGCTTCAAGGCCTATCGCTACCTGCAGTAG